Proteins found in one Xenopus laevis strain J_2021 chromosome 1L, Xenopus_laevis_v10.1, whole genome shotgun sequence genomic segment:
- the shc2.L gene encoding SHC-transforming protein 2 — protein sequence MLAESRYDRFRNDSITSAEEQPALSVEAMSGQVAPSSPTGTPVLGQPFAEPHYPEEQDVATTFCMMIPRMGQWKFSSPTAFLSRSPSGANKELTADKSGTGGGLGSVFGACDPVCSTPCTLQVINRLRGGGGGGVRKSARTEACKLQGEEWNRKGTFINKPAQGWLHPDDRLQGPGVSYIVRYMGCIEVLRSMRSLDFNTRTQVTREAINRLYETVPGVRGTWKKKAPNKALASILGRSNLRFAGISIAVNISIEGLNLSIPTTRQVIANHHMQAISFASGGDADTTDYVAYVAKDPINQRACHILECCEGLAQSVISTVGQAFELRFKQYLHSPPKVAAPPDRLLVGAEEPARGGEADQEHNYYNSIPGKEPPLGGLQDSRKRETGASGQLSNHMTINGQWSQVGSPARKPPKSHSGSQWDLEDQAQASDGLPLTNGQAFGVRDYEEHMYVNTQNLDGLGADKEPYMIPEDSPKKDLFDMRPFEDALKLHESSLSASQSLEDQWPSPPTRRAPVAPTEEQLRGEPWYQGKMSRREAEKLLQRDGDFLVRDSITNPGQYVLTGMHKGQPKHLLLVDPEGVVRTKDVLFESISHLISYHLHNQQPILAAESELHLRQVVPRKVTS from the exons ATGCTGGCTGAATCCAGGTATGACCGATTTCGCAACGACTCCATAACTTCGGCAGAAGAGCAACCAGCACTGTCAGTCGAAGCCATGAGTGGACAGGTGGCGCCTAGTTCCCCTACTGGAACACCCGTTTTAGGCCAGCCATTTGCAGAGCCACATTACCCAGAGGAGCAGGATGTGGCTACCACCTTCTGTATGATGATACCCAGGATGGGACAATGGAAATTCTCTAGTCCCACTGCCTTCCTGAGTCGTTCCCCCTCTGGAGCTAATAAGGAACTGACCGCTGACAAGTCTGGGACAGGAGGAGGACTAGGATCAGTGTTTGGAGCCTGTGACCCTGTATGCTCCACACCTTGCACTCTGCAGGTGATAAACCGGTTGCGAGGGGGTGGTGGCGGGGGAGTGAGAAAATCTGCACGGACGGAAGCATGCAAACTCCAAGGGGAGGAATGGAACCGTAAAGGGACATTTATTAACAAACCAGCACAAGGTTGGCTGCACCCTGATGACAGACTACAAGGGCCTGGGGTTTCCTATATTGTACGG TACATGGGCTGCATTGAAGTTCTGCGATCCATGAGATCTCTAGATTTTAACACACGGACCCAGGTGACAAG GGAGGCAATCAACAGACTGTATGAGACTGTTCCTGGTGTTAGAGGAACATGGAAGAAAAAG GCTCCCAATAAGGCCTTGGCATCCATCTTGGGCCGCAGTAATCTCCGCTTTGCTGGAATAAGTATTGCTGTCAATATATCAATTGAGGGACTGAATTTAAGTATTCCGACCACTCGGCAG gtaaTTGCCAATCACCATATGCAGGCCATATCCTTTGCCTCTGGTGGAGATGCA GACACAACAGATTATGTGGCATATGTGGCCAAGGACCCTATAAATCAGCGAG CCTGTCACATTCTGGAGTGTTGTGAGGGGTTGGCTCAGAGTGTGATCAGCACTGTAGGACAAGCCTTTGAGTTGAGGTTCAAACAGTACCTGCACAGTCCCCCAAAAGTGGCAGCACCCCCAGACAG ATTGCTTGTGGGGGCAGAAGAGCCAGCAAGGGGTGGAGAAGCAGATCAGGAACACAATTATTACAACAGCATCCCTGGCAAAGAACCCCCACTGGGGGGGTTGCAAGACAGTCGAAAAAGGGAGACAGGAGCCTCTGGGCAGCTTTCCAACCATATGACGATAAATGGGCAGTGGTCTCAG GTTGGATCTCCAGCTAGAAAGCCTCCTAAATCACACTCTGGTTCTCAGTGGGACCTTGAGGACCAAG CACAGGCCAGTGATGGGCTTCCACTGACAAACGGACAGGCCTTTGGTGTCCGCGACTATGAAGAACACATGTATGTAAATACACAGAACCTTGATGGTCTTGGTGCAGACAAGGAACCATACATGATTCCAGAGGATAGTCCCAAGAAGGATCTCTTTGACATGA gaccatttgaagatgctcTAAAGCTTCATGAGTCTTCCTTATCAGCATCTCAAAGTTTAGAAGATCAGTGGCCAAGCCCCCCAACCAGGAGAGCTCCGGTGGCTCCCACAGAGGAACAGTTGAGGGGGGAACCATGGTACCAAGGGAAGATGAGCAGACGGGAGGCTGAAAAGTTGCTACAACGAGATGGAGATTTCCTAGTGCGCGATAGCATCACAAACCCTGGGCAATATGTCCTGACAGGAATGCACAAAGGGCAACCCAAGCATTTGCTCTTGGTGGATCCAGAGGGTGTG gtAAGGACAAAAGATGTACTATTTGAAAGCATCAGTCACCTGATTTCCTATCATTTGCACAATCAGCAACCGATCTTAGCAGCTGAGAGTGAACTGCACCTAAGGCAGGTTGTGCCACGTAAAGTGACATCATAA